A window of Polaribacter litorisediminis contains these coding sequences:
- a CDS encoding SPFH domain-containing protein, which yields MLEGLLPIIGIGLGLILFLVIVYFAIIAMFYKKIPQGQALVRTGFKGTKVATDRGLYVVPVFHRVEIMDISVKKIQIERLGNEGLICKDNMRADIKVAFFVRVNNEIDYIKKVAQTIGCARASDIETLEDLFEAKFSEALKTVGKKFQFIELYEARREFRDEIVDIIGTDLNGYTLEDCAIDYLEQTPVSFLKTDNILDSEGIKKITELTAAQNVKSNLIMRDEQKTIRKQDVEAREAILELDKQLAEKEEQQKREIANIKSREEASILKVSEEERLKSETARISTEEKLQVAEENMQRQVIVAAKNKLRTDVVETERVEKDRMLEATERERIVTLAQIEKERVLEVEKKNIQDVIRDRVVLEKGVVQEQENMKDIQAFKTADRDKQVKITIAEANAEEDLIRTTKAAEAQKQAAIQQAEEINIEALAKKQASEKEAEARKILAEATAKEEATIGMSEAQVMHAKADAHEREGLVEALIIEKKAKAEAAGIEAKATAIQKQGMAEAAVIKEKAFSDAAGIAEKANAMKKLDGVGKEHEEFKLRLDKELQVDLAEINIQKEIADAQASVIGEALKAAKIDIVGGETMFFDQIIGQITKAKGFDRLTKHSENIQDVKDAILGSNDVKGNLLEKVRDFATKYNVSSEDLKNLSVASILMDLKSKAIDKEEGNLFSNLMNLAKGLGLSDKKLG from the coding sequence ATGCTAGAAGGCTTATTACCAATTATTGGAATCGGTTTAGGATTAATCTTATTCCTTGTTATTGTTTATTTTGCAATTATTGCAATGTTCTACAAAAAAATTCCGCAAGGACAAGCTTTGGTGCGGACAGGGTTTAAAGGTACAAAAGTGGCCACAGATAGAGGTTTGTATGTAGTTCCTGTTTTTCATAGAGTAGAAATTATGGATATTTCTGTAAAGAAAATTCAAATTGAAAGACTTGGTAATGAGGGTCTTATTTGTAAAGACAACATGCGTGCCGACATTAAAGTTGCCTTTTTTGTGCGTGTAAATAACGAAATCGATTATATTAAAAAAGTGGCACAAACCATTGGCTGTGCAAGGGCATCAGATATTGAAACCTTAGAAGATTTATTTGAAGCAAAATTTTCTGAAGCGCTAAAAACTGTAGGAAAGAAATTTCAATTTATCGAATTGTATGAAGCTCGAAGAGAATTTAGAGATGAAATTGTAGATATTATCGGTACAGATTTAAATGGGTATACATTAGAAGATTGTGCTATTGATTATCTAGAGCAAACCCCAGTTTCGTTCTTAAAAACAGATAATATTTTAGATTCAGAAGGAATTAAGAAAATCACAGAATTAACGGCAGCACAAAATGTAAAGTCGAATTTAATTATGCGTGATGAACAAAAAACCATCAGAAAACAAGATGTTGAGGCACGTGAAGCAATTTTAGAATTAGACAAGCAGTTGGCTGAAAAAGAAGAACAACAAAAAAGAGAAATTGCCAATATTAAATCGAGAGAAGAAGCAAGTATTTTAAAAGTTTCTGAAGAAGAACGATTAAAATCTGAAACTGCCAGAATTTCTACCGAAGAAAAATTACAAGTTGCCGAAGAAAATATGCAAAGGCAAGTAATTGTTGCCGCCAAGAATAAATTGAGAACAGATGTCGTAGAAACGGAAAGAGTTGAAAAAGACAGAATGTTAGAAGCTACAGAAAGAGAACGAATTGTAACGTTGGCCCAAATTGAAAAAGAAAGAGTTTTAGAGGTTGAAAAAAAGAATATTCAAGATGTAATTCGCGATCGTGTAGTATTAGAAAAAGGAGTGGTACAAGAGCAAGAAAATATGAAAGACATTCAGGCTTTTAAAACTGCAGACAGAGATAAACAAGTAAAAATTACCATTGCAGAGGCAAATGCAGAAGAAGATTTAATAAGAACTACTAAGGCTGCAGAAGCACAAAAACAAGCAGCAATTCAGCAAGCAGAAGAAATCAATATTGAAGCTTTGGCGAAGAAGCAAGCAAGCGAAAAAGAGGCGGAAGCAAGAAAAATTTTAGCAGAAGCAACCGCAAAAGAAGAAGCTACTATCGGAATGTCTGAAGCACAGGTAATGCATGCAAAAGCAGATGCTCATGAGCGAGAAGGTTTGGTAGAGGCATTAATTATTGAGAAAAAAGCAAAAGCAGAAGCAGCGGGAATTGAAGCAAAAGCAACGGCAATTCAGAAACAAGGTATGGCAGAAGCAGCCGTAATTAAAGAAAAAGCATTCTCAGATGCAGCAGGAATAGCAGAGAAAGCAAATGCCATGAAAAAATTAGATGGTGTCGGTAAAGAACATGAGGAGTTTAAATTGCGTTTAGATAAAGAATTACAAGTTGATTTAGCAGAAATTAATATTCAGAAAGAAATTGCGGATGCACAAGCAAGTGTAATTGGAGAAGCTTTAAAAGCTGCGAAAATTGATATTGTTGGCGGAGAAACGATGTTCTTTGATCAAATTATTGGACAAATTACCAAAGCTAAAGGTTTTGATAGATTGACAAAACATTCTGAAAACATTCAAGATGTTAAAGACGCAATTTTGGGTAGTAATGATGTAAAAGGAAATTTATTAGAAAAAGTTAGAGATTTTGCAACAAAATACAATGTTTCATCCGAAGATTTAAAGAACCTTTCTGTAGCGAGTATATTAATGGATTTAAAATCAAAAGCAATTGACAAAGAAGAAGGTAACTTGTTTTCTAATTTAATGAATCTTGCAAAGGGCTTAGGATTGTCTGATAAAAAATTGGGGTAA